The following DNA comes from Nocardioides panzhihuensis.
CGGCGAGCTCGTCGAGGACGTACGCAGTGACGGCGGTGCGGAGGTCGGTGGCTCCGGAGACGTGGGAGTAGAGGGTCGGCGACCTGACTCCGAGATGGCGCGCGAGGACCGAGATCGTGACGGCGTCGAAGCCCAGCTCGTCGGTCAGGTCGGCGGCGGCCGCGATCACAGCGCTTCGGTTCAGCCCCGGACGACCCATCAGCACCCTCCAATAGCGAATTGCCTAACAGTTGTAGGAAACCTAGCATGATCAGTATGAAGCCGCTGACCGAGACCGACGTACGCTCCTCGTTCGTCAACCTCACCAAGGGTGCGACCAAGCGCCTCAACATGCCCGTTGACCTGGCCGAACGGCCGTGGGGCGACCTGGACTACCTCGGCTGGCAGGACCCGAAGGCGCCGCAGAACCACTACCTCGTCACCGAGCACGACGGCCGTCTCTGCGGCGTCGCCCTCCGCGCCTCGCGCGAGACGCGCGGGCCGCGGAAGACCATGTGTGCGCTGTGCACCACGGTCGGGGACGTCGCGCTGCTGGTCGCCTCGCGCGCCGGCCGCTCCGGGCAGGACGGCAACTCCGTCGGCACCTACATCTGCGCCGACCTCGACTGCTCCCTCAAGGCGCGCAACAAGCGCAAGCCCGACACCCCTGTCATCCACGAGACCCTCAGCGTCGAGCAGAAGGTCGACCGGCTGCTCGGCAACCTCGACTCGTTCGTCGCGCGGGTGCTCCGGCCGGCGTGACTCCTCCACCCAGCGAACAGGCTCTACGCTGTGACCTGCGGCCCGCCCTGTGTCAGGAGGACATGTGCAACGTGGCGAAGTCTGGTGGGTGGAGTTCGACGAGCGGCGGCTGGTGGTGCTGCTGTCTGAAGACGACGCGTCCGCGATCCAGGTGATGCAGGTCGTCGCGCCGGCGGGTGTCGACATCACCGGTCTGGGCGTCGAGGTGGCAGTAGGCACCATGGAAGGACTGCCCTTTGACGGCGTCCTTCGGTTCGCGCTTCCGCGTCCAGGCTTGACCCCTTGTACGTGGCTGACCACCCTGTCCCGGGAAGACCTGATCGAGCGAGCAGGCGCCCTGTCCGCCGCGAAGATCAGCGAGATCGAGGATGCCCTCCGTCTCGGTGGCCTCGGGTAGGCGGAGGACGTCTGCTCGCGCGGCTTCGTCTCAGCACTCGATGACGTTGACCGCCAGGCCGCCGCGGGAGGTCTCCTTGTACTTGACCTTCATGTCGGCCCCGGTCTCGCGCATCGTCTTCAGTGCCTTGTCCAGGCTGACCTTGTGGGAGCCGTCGCCGTTGAGGGCGAGGCGGGCGGCGTTGATCGCCTTCACGCTGCCGATCGCGTTGCGTTCGATGCACGGGATCTGCACCAGCCCGCCGACCGGGTCGCAGGTGAGACCGAGGTTGTGCTCGATCCCGACCTCCGCCGCGTTCTCCACCTGCTCCGGGCTGCCGCCCAGCACTTCGCACAGCGCACCGGCCGCCATCGCGCAGGCCGAGCCGACCTCGCCCTGACAGCCGACCTCGGCGCCGGAGATCGAGGCGTTCGTCTTGCAGAGGATCCCGATGGCGGCCGCGGTGAGCAGGAACCGGACGATGCCGTCCTCGTTCGCGGCCTCGTCCAAGCCGGCCGCAGGCGCCACGAAACGTACCCAGTAGTGCAGGACGGCGGGCACGATGCCGGCCGCGCCGTTGGTGGGAGCGGTGACGACCCGGCCGCCGGAGGCGTTCTCCTCGTTCACCGCCAGGGCGAACAGGTTGACCCAGTCCATGACCCGGAAGGGGTCCTGGGCGCCAGCCCCGGACGCCAGGTCGCGGTGGAGCAGCGGCGCCCGGCGCGGGACCCGCAGACCACCAGGAAGTACGCCGTCGGTGACCGGATCACGGTCGCAGCCGGCCTGCACGCAGTCGACCATCACCCGCCAGATCTCCAGGAGACCGGCGCGGACCTCGGCCTGCGTACGCCAGGTGAGCTCGTTCGCGAGCATGAGGTCGGAGACCCGGAACCCCTCGCGCTCGCAGGTGCTGAGCAGCTCGGCACCGGTGGTGAACGGAAACCGGACGCGCGAGCTGTCGGGGACGACCCGCGCGACACCCGAGGCGTGCTCGTCGACCACGAAGCCACCGCCGACGGAGTAGTAGGTCCGCTCGCGGCGTACCTGGCCCGAGGCGTCGTAGGCAGTGAACACCATGCCGTTGGGGTGGCCGGGCAGGCTCTTGCGCCGGTGCATCACCAGGTCGGTGTCATCGGCGAAGCGGATCGGGCGGTGGCCGCCCAGCGACAGCTCCCCGCGCTCACGGATGGCCGCCACCCGCGCCGAGGACGACCGCGTGTCGACGGTCGCCGGCTCCTCGCCCTCGAGACCGAGCAGCACCGCCCCGGCCGAGCCGTGCCCGTGACCGGTCGCGCCGAGCGACCCGAACAGTTCGGCCTTCACCCGCGTCACCGCGTCCAGCTGACCGTCCTCGACGAGGCCGTCGACGAAGATCTTCGCGGCACGCATCGGTCCGACGGTGTGCGAGGAGGACGGGCCGATCCCGATCGAGTACAGGTCGAAGGCGCTCAGGGCCATCACGGCCGGCCCCGATGGCTCTGCCACCGTCGCGACACCGCCGAGGTCAGCGGTCACGGCGGTTCACTCCTCGATCAAAGCGTCGTAGGCCGCGGCGTCGAGCAGATCGGGAGCGTTCGAGATGCGCATCTCGAAGAGCCAGCCGGCGCCGAACGGGTCGCTGTTGATCAGCGCAGGGTCATCGACGACCGCCGAGTTGATCGCGAGCACCTCGCCGTCGGCGGGCGCGAAGAGGTCGCTGACCGACTTCGTCGACTCCAGCTCACCGCAGCTCTCTCCCCCGGTGATCTCGCTGCCCACCTCGGGCAGCTCGACGAAGACGATGTCGCCCAGCGCCTCGGTGGCGAAGGCGGTGACCCCGACGCGCGCGACCTCGTCGCGGGTCTCGATCCATTCGTGCTCGGCGGTGTAGGACAGGTGGGACGGGTTGCTCATGGCGGTGCTCATTTCTTGGAGTAGAAGGGAAGGTCGACGATCTCGGCGTCCTCGTGGCTGCCGCGTACGACGACCTGGATCTTGGTGCCGGAGACGGCCAGGTCTGGCTTGACGTAGGCCATCGCGATGGGGCGGCCCAGCGTGGGCGACGGGGAGCCGCTGGTCACGATGCCGATCTCGTCGCCGGTGGCCGGGTCGATGACGGCGTAACCGGCCCGCGGGGATCGGCGCCCGGTGGCCACGAGGCCGACGAGCGTGCTGCGCGGGCCCTCCTCGCGGCGCGCGGCGAGGGCGGCGTCGCCGACGAAGCCGTCGGGCTTGTCGAAGGAGACCACCCGGCCGAGGCCGGCCTCGAAGGGGGTCGTCTCGCGGCTCAGCTCGTGACCGTAGAGCGGCATTCCGGCCTCGAGCCGGAGGGTGTCGCGGCAGGCGAGCCCGGCGGGGATCAGCCCGTGCGGCGTACCGGCCTCGGTGATCGCCTCCCAGACGGCGGCGGCCGACGAGGGCGCGCAGTAGACCTCGAAGCCGTCCTCGCCGGTGTAGCCGGTGCGCGCGAGCAGCACGTCGATCCCGGCGACCTTGCCGGCGTCGATGGCGTAGTAGCGAAGGGTCGGTACGTCCAGGTCGGTCACAGCCGCGACGATCTGAGCCGAGGCAGGTCCCTGGACCGCGATCAGCGCCCACTCCGCGGAGGCGTCGCGGACCACGGCGTCGTACCCCT
Coding sequences within:
- the gcvT gene encoding glycine cleavage system aminomethyltransferase GcvT; this encodes MTSPVPTPLHAIHQSLGASFTDFAGWSMPVRYGSETAEHHAVRTTAGLFDLSHMGEIEVTGPEAGRALDHALVGRPSAIGVGRARYSMICAEDGGIIDDLVVYRLEDERYLVVANASNVHVVAPALVERAKGYDAVVRDASAEWALIAVQGPASAQIVAAVTDLDVPTLRYYAIDAGKVAGIDVLLARTGYTGEDGFEVYCAPSSAAAVWEAITEAGTPHGLIPAGLACRDTLRLEAGMPLYGHELSRETTPFEAGLGRVVSFDKPDGFVGDAALAARREEGPRSTLVGLVATGRRSPRAGYAVIDPATGDEIGIVTSGSPSPTLGRPIAMAYVKPDLAVSGTKIQVVVRGSHEDAEIVDLPFYSKK
- a CDS encoding FBP domain-containing protein: MISMKPLTETDVRSSFVNLTKGATKRLNMPVDLAERPWGDLDYLGWQDPKAPQNHYLVTEHDGRLCGVALRASRETRGPRKTMCALCTTVGDVALLVASRAGRSGQDGNSVGTYICADLDCSLKARNKRKPDTPVIHETLSVEQKVDRLLGNLDSFVARVLRPA
- a CDS encoding type II toxin-antitoxin system PemK/MazF family toxin translates to MQRGEVWWVEFDERRLVVLLSEDDASAIQVMQVVAPAGVDITGLGVEVAVGTMEGLPFDGVLRFALPRPGLTPCTWLTTLSREDLIERAGALSAAKISEIEDALRLGGLG
- a CDS encoding L-serine ammonia-lyase is translated as MALSAFDLYSIGIGPSSSHTVGPMRAAKIFVDGLVEDGQLDAVTRVKAELFGSLGATGHGHGSAGAVLLGLEGEEPATVDTRSSSARVAAIRERGELSLGGHRPIRFADDTDLVMHRRKSLPGHPNGMVFTAYDASGQVRRERTYYSVGGGFVVDEHASGVARVVPDSSRVRFPFTTGAELLSTCEREGFRVSDLMLANELTWRTQAEVRAGLLEIWRVMVDCVQAGCDRDPVTDGVLPGGLRVPRRAPLLHRDLASGAGAQDPFRVMDWVNLFALAVNEENASGGRVVTAPTNGAAGIVPAVLHYWVRFVAPAAGLDEAANEDGIVRFLLTAAAIGILCKTNASISGAEVGCQGEVGSACAMAAGALCEVLGGSPEQVENAAEVGIEHNLGLTCDPVGGLVQIPCIERNAIGSVKAINAARLALNGDGSHKVSLDKALKTMRETGADMKVKYKETSRGGLAVNVIEC
- the gcvH gene encoding glycine cleavage system protein GcvH, with product MSTAMSNPSHLSYTAEHEWIETRDEVARVGVTAFATEALGDIVFVELPEVGSEITGGESCGELESTKSVSDLFAPADGEVLAINSAVVDDPALINSDPFGAGWLFEMRISNAPDLLDAAAYDALIEE